CACAAAGCAATGCAGGCTCTCCCTCAGAGGGCGaggaaaatgcaagaaaatgtcAGGACCGTAGTGATAGGAGTCTGACCTGGAAAGAGACTGACTTTCCGAACAGATGTGACAGAGATGCCCGGATGGAGGAGCCAACAAATGAGATTGACAACAGCAGAAGTAGAACAAGACATTCTTCCCCAACTTCCACACGATGTAAAGACAGGTTGAGAAGCTCCACAAATTGCAACAATGTTGAGGAGAGCAGCGGTTTACTGATGGAAACATCTTCTAAACTTAAGCAGATGGCTCACAATTCAGAACTGACTCATTCACATAAAAGTGCTGCCAGAGACAAGATTCCCAAACATAATGGCAAAAACCAGAGTGGTTCCCCCATTGAGACCTCACGAAGATCCAGAGAGGTGCtggagaaagggagggagagagagaactCAGGTAATGGTGAGCTTCTGTGCCACTAACTCCAGCTTGTTTTTAGGTTCCTCTTCCACTGAGTGAAACTGACCAAATCTGTAACTGCCTCTGTTTCTGTCAAATCTCCAGCTGCCTACCTCACAGACTTTCACTCACATTCTCAGAACTTCTGCTTCCTTCATCTACTGGAATGATATGCGTGGGAATGCCAACTGTCAGTGTATTCTGATATTAGAGAGACAAGTGTGAAGTTTTCTCGTAAAGAGATCAGGATAATTTATACCCAACAGGCAAAATTATTCAGAATTGCATGGAAGCTCAAGTCAAGTGTTTCCTGAAGTGTCACACATGATGTTAATTAAGGAAAACTGCCAGAAGTTAAATACGTGTCATGGTCCTGTTGGAATATGCAGCTTAAAATATGCCTTCTGTCATAgtagaagttttattttttaatttaacatcttTATGTACTGATTGTTTTTgaatgattcccccccccccccccccacaacttGTACCTTATGATCAGAAAACAAAATGGTCCAGGATTTTGCCATAATATTTTCCTAGACAATTAAAGATGAAATGCTAAACATGTTTTCAATATATATAGTGTTCTGATTCGGATCATAACCGTAGGACTgcaattcaggaaaaaaatacaagcactTTGTACTGATgttgtaaattacatttttttacatcttaTAAATGGACCCAAACTACTGTTTAACAGGTGGAACCCAACACGAGATCTTGTGTTTTTATCCTCTTTCACACTAGCCAGAGACTCACGGGGCTCATCCTCAGACAGTGAGGATGAGGGGATTGGGAAATGCCTGGAAGCCACGCGGCAACAGGCTCGGTCCTGGCGTCAACAGGGCTGCAGTTGGAACACCAGGCAGAAATGCAGCTCCCTGTCAGCTGAACTCGAGGGCTACAGCAGCGACGCCTCCGCTGGAGAGGGTcagacacacaggcacacaaaagcacacacaaaccCTCTGAGGTCTATATAGACACACGGAGGACTACGCACTGACAGGCTCTCTCTCAAATCTCCAGCATGTGTATTATTTCACTgacatatatatgtaaacattacATTCTTCTATCTCTCACACTTATGCCAAACCAACAATCATGAGACTCTTATCACGTTATTCTGTGTTCACTGGTTTCCCCCTATAGCCAACTGTGTCCAAAGGATGAGGCGAACACCCCTCTTGGACGAACTCCAGCCTCCCCCCTACCAGGATGAAAATGGCTCGCCGCACATTTCCCCCCTGCCCTCGGACACGGGCGATTCCAAACATTCATACCTCATGGGTGGTGGTAGGACCCCTGCCAGGTGTCAGGAAAAGTCCCTCAGTGATGGCAGTGGTGACCAGGAGACTGAGAGCTACCTCACCAAGGGCTACGAGGAGGATGTACCCAGTGACAGCACTGCAGTCCTAGGTGCAGAGGTGAGCAGGATTCCTGAAACCCTGCTGCTCAATGGTATTTACAACAGAGGTACAAATGGTACAAGACCAACGGTTTCACTGTTACACCAGTTAGCCTTGAATGGGTTAGCCGTTATGGTgaacaaaacattaactttcAGAGCAAGCAATGCTACTGAACACCTGGATGGTTGACTTGCTGAGCtaattgtgttagtctggaggACTATGTTCTCCACGTATTCACTAACATAAAGTGAAGAGTATCCCATGAATTTGATGGATTCTCTGAGTGTATGGTTGACCTGTCAAGCTCTCATGTAGTGTCATTACAAAACACAAGTTTGCCCTCAATTTAAACCACACAATATGTCTTTTTTGCCTTTCTAAATCTCACACAGGATGTTTCCTAGAACACAGCATAGTGTATATCTAGACATCCTCTTTACTAAGGTCAAATTGTTACCCACGCCAATCTATAGCATGTCTCTTTTTCCAGGATGGGTCGGCCCTGCAGTTCCCCATTGGCTATGAACCAGAGCCCTTGGCCAAATATGGCACCCTGGATGTGGCCTTTGACTACGACTCAAGGGAGCAACGGCTGGCGGTGACAGTGACGGCCGCCACTGACATCCCTGCTCTCAAGAGCATGGGCAATGTGGCCTGGCAGGTGcatttagtgctgctgcctaCCAAGAAACAGCGGGCAAAGACAGGGATTCAGAAGGGTCCTTGCCCTGTGTTCACGGAGACATTTCGCTTCAGCCCCGTTGAGCAAGATGCTATTGGGAGCTATGCGGTGCGCTTCCGTCTCTACAGTGTACGCCGaatgaagaaggagaagatTCTGGGGGAGAAGGTGTTCTACCTCACCAAACTCAACCTGCAGGGAAAGATGGCCTTGCCCGTCACTTTGGACCCTGGCTGTGCTCTCACGGTGAGCTGGTGTCGGATCTATGAAGACACATTCTGCATATTCCCACTTAGGACATTGAGCAGCATGATTGTCAGTGTAGGGTcatggaaaaaaagcaaaaaattcaTGTGCCACCAATGTTCTCAGCACATTTTGTGCAAAACAGAttgttacattcattttttttggaagatgcttttctccaaagcaatataaaGCTGAGTAaattaaagtacatttcactAATGGATGGAGAGACAaagatgcagacgtgattctcgAAATACAGTCAATAAGTCTAATACCACTGTCTTTGCCAgcatatattacattacaggtAGCTGTATATTGAACTGATGCCCTGTGATACACCAGTTGAacaccagtggaacactttttcacaaaaatttgAGTTATTAGAGTAATCCAATATATGCTTTGTGTTAGATAATTATTAAATGGGGTCAGTTTGTTTTCTGGAGAAGCCGGACTGTGCAGTGTACaccgtgtttgtttttctgcaacCCCTGTGAGAAAACTGCTCATTATAGGTCAGAGGGATGTGATGACTGTTCAGAAGGTCAGGGTTGTCTGTGCAAATACATTATTGATATGTTATTGTATGCATATAGCACACATACATTACTGAAAACCATTTGTCGTAAtgcagagtcatggtggtccagagcctattccagaaacacAAGGCATGAGGCAGCATATACATCGAACTAGGCACCAGCCCCCCGCagcgcatgcgcacacacacgatcGCTCATGCTTACGCACACTGAGGGAAGTTTAGActcaccgattcacctgaaatCCATACCTTTGGAGTGTGGCagtaaaccagagcacttgaaggaaaGCCATGCAGGCGATGATAGAATGTTgccaaatatatataatatacagtatattgcatACAGGTGTTCCTGCGAAGTTTATATAttctttgtttgtctgtctgacAGCAGGGTTGTGGGTCACTGGTGAGTGTAACTCGCAGCGAGGGAACCTCGTCCTTCCGCTCAGCTGGACGTGGCTCCACAGCAGAGATTCTGGTGGGACTCATCTACAGCGCCGCCACCGGCCGCCTCTCTGTAGAGGTCATAAAGGGCAGCTACTTCAAAAATATGGCTGCTGACAAGCCACCCAGTAAGTTCCCAAGAACGCTCTGCCTTTTTAACAGATGCAGAGAAAATGTGCTGAGGGTTCAGGATAGTACTAAAATAATATCTTAGAAGTGCCTTGTTAATATTGGATGCTGGGGAGAGCTGTGGCACAACCAGCCTCATGTAACTTCTAAAAAGGGCATGTTGTGTGTCCATGGGTTCTAATAAAAAGCAACGTGTAAAGTTCAACTTCACTTCCCAAGATATCAGCTGATTACATTAAACATTCTTATGAACTGTACCTACACAGATGCAGCAAAAAGACTAGACTCACAGGCAATTCTTTTCGAAGGAAACGGGAAATGTAACATCATTAGCAAGATACGTCCGTCTCCTACATAATAAGGACCAGCATAGCAAAATATACACCCTTTATTTCAATGtatcaattacatttatttatttcgctcacaattttctccaaagtgacttatgatatTTAACTGCTtctgattatttacccatatatattgttgggtcatttttactagagcagttcaggataaTTGCCTTGTTCAggagtgctacagcaggaggtgtcaTTCAaccccaggtcctttgagtccaatgGCAACACATGACGGTTGTCCCCACCTAACAGAGTAACTTCagtatttttcccataagagtTTTCTGGTTTTCTCATGGTTTCAGTGCACACATCACAGATTTTACTCAAGTTGATCTTGTGGTGGCTGTTACCTTTTCCCCTGCCTCTCAGTTCTCACCCACTGTTCTGTTGTTTCTTGGCTGAACAACTGAAACCTTGgttgtttcttctgatgctCTCCAACCCTTATTGTCAGATGGGCTGTTCTGTTGCCTGAAACACTTAATAGGTGGACAGGTTTATATAATCCGAGGTGAGTTTCTCCCTTACATCAGTCTGCtcatatacatgtatattttggTGACTCTTCTTCATGGATGGTGGTGTAACATTAGTGTATAAATTCTTAATGCAATAGGTTCAAAGCGGGAACATACCATCTGCTAGCAATATGTCCCTTTGTGCAATTCCTGTTCTGCTGATATTTTGACAAAGCTTGAATATGTTCAAGATTTCCCAGTCTCAAGCATTCAACAGCAGACCACACCCATGAGGGAAGCTGCCAGATGATCATGCCTGTCATGCTACACCCCCGCGCTTCGGAAAAACTGTGCCATATATGCTCATGTGCCACATTTTCATCACCAGCCCcttcattgcttttgtttttcctgaacTTGTCTATGAATGTGAGAATAGAAATGTGAGATATTTTCTGTCAGATCTACTGGCAGCGTCACACTGCAACAGGTTGTAGTGTCCAATAAAAAGTCACTTTGTTGATCATTCTTTTCGTATCAATAGCATGCAGTTGAgaagaatttattatttataacttCTATAATTATAACTACAGCCTCTAATAACTTTAGTAATGATTTAAACATAAGCATATTATTTTAGAGATATGTCATGATGTGCACTGAGTGCTATATATGTGACCTGTCTGCAGATTACAATTACTGCATGTCACTGGATTGTAAAATCTGTAACTAATTCTCTTACCCTTGAAACAAATCCACTGCTTATTCTACACTACTTTATGTCCTTATTATCATCCATAGACATAGGTTTTGCTCAGTAAAACATGGAAACTTGTAACTGTGAGCTGACACAGGGCATTCACACATTTCCCGTTTCTTTGCCTGCTGTGACAGACACTTATGTGAAGCTGACCATGCTGAACTCAATGGGCCAGCAGATGTCCAAGTGCAAGACGTCAGTCTCCCGGGGGCGGCCAGACCCCACATACCAGGAGACCTTTGTGTTCCAGGTGGCACTTTTCCAGCTCTCGGAGGTGACACTGGTTTTGTCCGTCCATTGCAAGCGCAGTGGTATGCGGCGCAAAGAGAGGCTGGGCTGGGTTTCTTTGGGTCTCAACAGCTCTGGGGAAGAGGAGCTCTCACACTGGACCCAGATGAAGGAGACTGAAGGACAGCAGGTGTGCCGGTGGCACTCCCTTTTAGAGTCCTAGGAGAAAATGGAGGTGAATGGAGTGGAGGACATCACCAGGTGTAGGACAGATATCACTTACAGAAATTGGGAAGACATCACTATGGAGAACCAATCCAAAAACTAAAAGCAACACATGAACTCTTCctactttttaaacaaaaaacaaaccaaaagtCCTCTCTAGCTGCAGCGAATGCCGAATGCAAGCTCCCAGTGAAAGAAGAGGTACATGGTGTGCAGAGGATCGCATTACAGAACAGAGAAAGAAACTGGTCAAGATTGTTCAGTCgcactgctgcttttgctgACTAATTTTACCATGCTCATCATCCAACAAACATTACTCAAGCTCAACCAGCATGCAAGGAAATCCAAAAATTTGATATTCTACATTGAGAATTTTTAACATGTCGGTACTGGAATGTGATCAGATCGAACAATTCATATCACTGCCTTGTGTCTCATGTGgagagtgaaaaaataaataaaaatcaattactGAAGGCTAAGGGCTCCCCCTGCTATGTGTTAGCAGACATCATAAGCAATAGCAAGACCCGCTCACAacgtgttttaaatattttctttcgaTAAAAGCATGTCTACAcatatacaaaaatacatgtatgCTTATTTTTATGTCATGAATTAAGTGACTTGCTGGCTGTTACCTACCAACTGTAAAACATCATGACAGCTGAAAGTCTTGTCTGATTTTGGTGGAAGTTCATGTCTTTCACCACAGAGCTTATGATAACTATTTTTCTTAGGATTCATAATCCCTGGGGTCCATCCTTTGACTCTCTTGTGCTACGACTCAAACgaaacattattttaactaCTTTATAACAAAGACTTTTCATATCTATTTTTGTATTGTAGCGCATTatgatgaaattaaaacaatctGGGATGAGCTCTGTGAGCACTTAGACTTCATGAGATAGCAGTAAGTTTGTCTGTTTTCTTCACACTTATTTTTTCTGAGGCATTTCTGAATTGCAATAGACGTTAAAACTGAATGGGAGAATGAAAGAATGTGTTTTCGCAAGACAGTGTTGTGTTTATGAAGTTCTTCTGTAGGCTGAAGGTTCTTTCACTGGAAATAGCACCAGTATCTCCTTTCAAAACTGTGTTATTCATTGTCTAAAAAACATTAttagcaaaaatattaaaattctgaTTTGAGAAAAAAACTTAAAAGTGACCAGGAATATAATATGGTCATGTTTTTTAAATCCTGATTTTTAAGTCTTATGTTAAGCAATGCATTGTGCAGTTGTTTTTCTGAAGAACAACATAAGCCATCGTGGACATAAAATGGACATATGAATAGTACGCATCTTTAATCACACCAGCATTATGCGAGCAATGTTCACAGGTGTCCATGATGGCAAGCACAAGAGACAgccagagacagagagacacacgcTGCAGTCCagtgtgtcattttaaatagcCCTCAGACTCACATCACCCAGCTGTCTCTTccctgaaggtttttttttgtcattttaaagcagCACATTGTATGTGTATTGACCTacacttaaaatattaacaagTAAAGTTTTGTTTGACCTTGTTATGTTTTCTTTATGAAGTTACCTGTAAGTTACCTCCAAAATCTAtgatatatttttgttattgattGCATTATTGGTAAACTGATATTTTCttgtaattgcattttattcaagCACTGTGGCTtatgaacaaaataaactgatatTCAATAAAGTGGAACACCTACTATTGAAATATTGTGTATTCTTCAAAATTGGCTATATTAGATTTTACACGCAATTTCACAACGTACACTTGTATAATACTTAGACATGTGTGAGTATTTACTTATGCTTATGGTTATACAGTACCGCTTTAAGACTTTTAATTGAGCATCCTTATTGTGCACCAACATGGCTAAATTCTCGACTTAACCATTGATATagttgaaataaaatgaaaacatgttattttacatgcaccatactaaaataaataatttcataccAAGCACACATGAACTTAAGTAGCTACATTTGTAAAAGTAATAAAGATTCTgctttttcaaaatgtcacatGTTCTTGTCTTTTCACTCTGTCCACATGAATGACCAGCCCTTGATCATTCAATATTCCAGTTTATAAGTATGACctgctgtttttctctgttGGTCTGAGGTCAGCCACAACAGGCTCCGTTTGGCTAGATTATGGTTTGCATTTCAGAACTAAAAAACTTCATTGCCAGTATATTCCTTCATACTGTAACTGGTAGTGGCTCAGCTTCAcattgaatctggctcagtgaatgtggagtttgcatcttctccctgtgttgaGTGGGCTTCCTCTgagggctctggtttcctcccactctccagTGATTTGGGTttaggtgaactgatgactctagtCAGAGacctgtactgtgtgtgtctgtaagggAGAGAGTTTACCCTGTAATGGGCTGATGTCCCACCCAGGGgctaccctgcctcacatcctagtattccaggataggctccagtccaccatgtcccaagcaggtactgacaataaatgaatgaatgaatgaataattaataaacagaaaatagcaAGCCTGCATTCATATTTTGCTGCCTTTTTGTACTACTAAATCTGCTTTTATTTGAATTGCTAAGATAAGATCTAGGTTACACTTATAATGCACCTTAagagtaaagtaaaaaaaaaagaaaatgccaaaTGAATCTGAAGCATGACATTAATTCTGAGACGGTCTTAAGGGTCACAATAAAGATCACAATTTGATTTTTGGTTCATCAGAAAAGTTTACAGTGAAGCACTTAGCATCGAAAGCATCACAAATGTAAAGGATTACCTGAAGAAAGAGCAGCTGCTGGAGCCAGATGTGAGTGCCTgtctgtattacacacacacattttcagaaccgcttgtcccctacggggttgcagggaaccggagcccacctggtaacacagggcgtaaggccggagggggaggggacacacccaggatgggacgccagtccgtcgcaaggcaccccaagcgggactcgaaccccagacccaccggagagcaggactgtggtccaacccactgcgccaccacaccccccatatcCTGTCTGTATTATGCAAAGGAAAAATTCAGTCATATGCCCGCTGAAAAATTTTGTGGAGCCCAACTGTTTGTGAAAGGAAAGAACATCCTACTAAAATTTTATAATCCATTTCACGGAAGCTCTAATTCTTTCACAGTTAGGTTAAAGTCTGGCCGCCCTGAACTTCACCAGCATGTGAGCACTGGGGATGTGCTTAAAAGATCAGATATCATTGATCATCATTTTAAAGATCACTCGGGCAGAGATGAGACGTATTCCTGCTTTAAACAGGCCAGACATCTCCTGTGTGAAGAGGGTCAAAAGAAATCCGAAATGTGGATAACATGCAATGACTTGTGCATTACTTTCGCAACAACTGTAACTGACAGCAATACCTGCGCTAAAAAGGTTCAGCCATCTATCAAATTTAGAAATTCCACTTACAGAGGAATTTGGGACGTCCTGAAGGTTAAGTGCTGGTTGGAGAGAGAGACACCAGAGCAAAAAGCTTTGTTGGCGTGTGTAAAACACCTTTTGACTCTATACATTGAAAATGCACTGATTCAGAAAAACTTAAACTGGGTGGGAGGTGGAGAAACTTTGGAATTAATTTGTAATGTGCCGTTCAgccaaacattttattcatttcatgaTACAGAAAAGCTATCCAAGTTTCCCTCACTTAAATAACATTGTCCAAGCTAGTTTTTTATGCTGTTTGACTAGCCAATGAAACTGATGGAAAgggaaaataatacattttttgataATTTACTTGTAACTCTGTAACTTTCACCTAAACCACATGTAAGacattgtcactgtttttaaaagcagGTACCCTGTCAGTCACAGAATGAGGGCTGGCAATGGATGGGTGATGTGATGCTGTACCAGATTTTCCATGGTTGCTTTCCCGATAGGTCAAAGGTTACAAAACCAGTCAACGAGACGGTGCTGTTTATGCTGGATTTCTCTTCAGCCGGTCTACGCTATTGTTACATGCAGCCATTGCCTGACCATGTATATTATCCTCAGccctttctttcatttacattagtGCTCCTTAGCGGGACCTGAAGAGGAAGCATGGTGAGATCGGGGTGAAAATAATGTGCCTGGGTTTTACACGCACAGAAAAAGTTTGTCCTACACAGAAGAGAAATGTTACACTTCTAAAACTCTTGGTTTGCCTCATATTTTACaatgaatattttcactttccttTCTCTTACTCTTAGAATCAgctcttgttttcatttaaccATTAAGTTACATGatgttattaaataaagttgTATTCTTGTTTAACTCTTTATTAGTCATTCTGAATTCATTTATGAAACGTATAACTTCTTTTACTTAATGTGATGGAATTCAAtcaatgcatgtttttttcttttttcttttcctgtgtaaTAATAAGCTGTTTAATTGAGCTGAAAAGCTGCAAGCTTTCACTTCCTAAAACCTGTATGATTTGAGTAGCTGGGCTGTAACTGAATTATGAACAATAACTGACACAGTGTGTTGGATCTCAAGAAGAATGTTTTAGTTATCTTCAATGTACTAATAAATTTGATCTGGACTGTAAGAAACCTTTTTCTGTGTATTCTTCAGTGATACTAATAAATTCTTGGGGGTGTGGttgcgcagcaggtttggctgggtcctgctcacctgtgggtcaggggttcaaatcctgcttggtttgccttgtgatggactggcatcccgtcctgggtgtgtcccctccccctccagtcttatgccctgtttttccgggttaggctccggtttgccacgaccccacttggggcaagtggtttcagacagcgtgtgcgtgcgtgtgcgtgcgtgtgcgtgcgtgtgtaatAAATTCTGTGTGATTATACAAACTAGGCTCAGAGTTTTTGAGTCAACAGGCACTGGAGGCCACAGGGACCATTGTTCACAGAGGACTTCATAGGTGTGAAGCTGTTTCAAGGCTTAAGATTTTATAGCCAAACAAAAGCCCTAAAAATCCCACTTTATTAGTTATAGAGCTTGCGAGTAGTTTTGCTGGTTTTCTGTTCACCcagattatattttcatttaataaatatttaattcattttgcttgttttaacTGCATCGATTCAGTTGAAGTACTTTACTCAAAAATACTACAGTAGAAGCTGAGATTTTAATCAGCAACCCCCTCCCCAACTCCAAAAGCAGTGGCTCAAACAACACAACTTGCTGTCAAGTATTATAATTGGTGGCCAGATATTTACTTCAGCTATTACTCtgctttggaataaaaaaaaaaaaagatatctgctcttttattgttttataatgTAGTACAAGAATTTAATGATTGTTCATTTCATTAAGGAAGTGATTCCTACCGGGTGGCGGCATCTAGTGGTACTTATAAAGAAGGTAAGAAAGGAGTAAAAATGCGTCAAAAACTACGTTTTTACACTGCTATTTCAATGAAAAGTTTGCTACTAAGTGTGCAGAAACGTCATTCTCGTTTGACTTTTCATTGATCAGATTTTATCAAACGAAAACTTTCACTCATTCAATTCTGCCTCTGAAATGTTGTCATTTCAACTTCAAGATAGGTTTTAACTGGAAAGAAATGATCTTCCTTGACTATCCATTTAATCCTTCTTCATGCTCATGCCTTGTGTATTTCTTCTTTTGCTTCATGTGATGTAGCTACTATAATCAATATTTTATCTTTTGCTTGTGCAACGATGTTCCATTTAGCTGAGCTGAAATGCTGCAGCCTTTCACTTTCTGAAATCTGTGGGATTTTGAGTAGCTGGGTTAATTATAGCTGAGTTTTGGACTTTAACCTGTGTGAGATCTTAAGGAAGAAATTTCTGTGCACCCCTCAAAGTGCTCTCTTGTagttgtgctttttaaaaggaTAAACACTGGAGGCAGCTTCTTTATATTGTTCTGTAATTTTGTCTCATGCTAATGCATCTTAAAGGGGGGGTGCCGCTGTGTGGTGGGcatgaggttcgagtcctgcttggggttccttgcggaagactggtgtcccatccggggtgttgtcccccccccctccagccccgcgccctgtgttaggctccagtttgccgcgaccctccTTGATACAAACAGCTAGACACACAGATAGTGTGTGTAATACATCTTATGTCATCTTCAGAAACCATGCTGAAAGTTATTGAGTCAGTAGATAGTGGGCTGTTTCATCTTTCACAGAGCACCTTGTGGgtgtgatgctttttttttttaaaaagtattatgAACAGCTCATGGGTAGagacagtacagtgaaaagttgtAAATACCTCCATGTACATGGACCAGGAGCTcaaggtctcacacacacacattgactgaaactactTATCCCAAGTGGAGTCATGGCATGCTGGAGCTTGACCTGGTAACACAggttgcaaggctggagggggaggggacacagccaggatgggactccagtctgtcgcaaCGCACCCTacgtgggactcaaaccccagacccaccagagagccggcacaggccaaacccactgtgccactgcaccccttgtaagctcaaggtcaaaaggttCCAATATATCACAGGGATGATTATATAACACTTGTTGAGTAAATtacagaagggtgtccagacattccagaattcctttgaTTCGTCATTCAAATCAAATGTCCATTTTCCaagaagaagaaatataaaCCCTGTCTACATGATGACAAGGGCATGTGAACCAAAGcagattttgtattttgtaatacCAAGTGTGTCACAGTAACTAGCCTATGTTCCATAAATTGATGAAAACAAGAATAAGAGTCGTGGTTTAATAaggaagtggggaaaaaatcaaactttttatCACAAATTTTTCAAATAGTTCTGCGAAGGCCATTCCAGTAAATGTGCATTCTATCACATTCCCAGGACTGATGTGCTAAAGTGCCCAGaaaggctttgcatttaaaacacagctctg
This genomic window from Scleropages formosus chromosome 1, fSclFor1.1, whole genome shotgun sequence contains:
- the LOC108929262 gene encoding synaptotagmin-14-like isoform X1, with translation MAIDGGQRSCGVHELVCARKVSPEVLGFLSTITVFSLLMILLFLYLSNKLSFDSASELSYLDSKHHKSKDLRARDSRGSSSDSEDEGIGKCLEATRQQARSWRQQGCSWNTRQKCSSLSAELEGYSSDASAGEANCVQRMRRTPLLDELQPPPYQDENGSPHISPLPSDTGDSKHSYLMGGGRTPARCQEKSLSDGSGDQETESYLTKGYEEDVPSDSTAVLGAEDGSALQFPIGYEPEPLAKYGTLDVAFDYDSREQRLAVTVTAATDIPALKSMGNVAWQVHLVLLPTKKQRAKTGIQKGPCPVFTETFRFSPVEQDAIGSYAVRFRLYSVRRMKKEKILGEKVFYLTKLNLQGKMALPVTLDPGCALTGCGSLVSVTRSEGTSSFRSAGRGSTAEILVGLIYSAATGRLSVEVIKGSYFKNMAADKPPTLQPLLSDGLFCCLKHLIGGQVYIIRDTYVKLTMLNSMGQQMSKCKTSVSRGRPDPTYQETFVFQVALFQLSEVTLVLSVHCKRSGMRRKERLGWVSLGLNSSGEEELSHWTQMKETEGQQVCRWHSLLES
- the LOC108929262 gene encoding synaptotagmin-14-like isoform X2; the encoded protein is MAIDGGQRSCGVHELVCARKVSPEVLGFLSTITVFSLLMILLFLYLSNKLSFDSASELSYLDSKHHKSKDLRDLVFLSSFTLARDSRGSSSDSEDEGIGKCLEATRQQARSWRQQGCSWNTRQKCSSLSAELEGYSSDASAGEANCVQRMRRTPLLDELQPPPYQDENGSPHISPLPSDTGDSKHSYLMGGGRTPARCQEKSLSDGSGDQETESYLTKGYEEDVPSDSTAVLGAEDGSALQFPIGYEPEPLAKYGTLDVAFDYDSREQRLAVTVTAATDIPALKSMGNVAWQVHLVLLPTKKQRAKTGIQKGPCPVFTETFRFSPVEQDAIGSYAVRFRLYSVRRMKKEKILGEKVFYLTKLNLQGKMALPVTLDPGCALTGCGSLVSVTRSEGTSSFRSAGRGSTAEILVGLIYSAATGRLSVEVIKGSYFKNMAADKPPNGLFCCLKHLIGGQVYIIRDTYVKLTMLNSMGQQMSKCKTSVSRGRPDPTYQETFVFQVALFQLSEVTLVLSVHCKRSGMRRKERLGWVSLGLNSSGEEELSHWTQMKETEGQQVCRWHSLLES
- the LOC108929262 gene encoding synaptotagmin-14-like isoform X3 produces the protein MAIDGGQRSCGVHELVCARKVSPEVLGFLSTITVFSLLMILLFLYLSNKLSFDSASELSYLDSKHHKSKDLRARDSRGSSSDSEDEGIGKCLEATRQQARSWRQQGCSWNTRQKCSSLSAELEGYSSDASAGEANCVQRMRRTPLLDELQPPPYQDENGSPHISPLPSDTGDSKHSYLMGGGRTPARCQEKSLSDGSGDQETESYLTKGYEEDVPSDSTAVLGAEDGSALQFPIGYEPEPLAKYGTLDVAFDYDSREQRLAVTVTAATDIPALKSMGNVAWQVHLVLLPTKKQRAKTGIQKGPCPVFTETFRFSPVEQDAIGSYAVRFRLYSVRRMKKEKILGEKVFYLTKLNLQGKMALPVTLDPGCALTQGCGSLVSVTRSEGTSSFRSAGRGSTAEILVGLIYSAATGRLSVEVIKGSYFKNMAADKPPSKFPRTLCLFNRCRENVLRVQDSTKIIS